A window from Pyrococcus kukulkanii encodes these proteins:
- a CDS encoding 1,4-alpha-glucan branching protein — protein MKGYLTFVLHTHIPYVRKHGKWPFGEEWLFEAISESYLPLLMELEKLREKGVKFELVISFTPVLMEQLNDEYLKSEFEKYMERKLRAMAKDLEKFEDVKLKEAISYMIGYFERVYSYWKSINGDILGKFRELQDAGYVEVITSAATHGYLPLLDRDEAIEAQILNGIKTYEKYFGRRPRGIWLPECAYRPDGFWRSPSSGEVRWRKGIEHFLKKYGIEYFFVESHLVDEGPATSKYGKVLPAKTKKSTLRPYFLKNGVAVFARNRETGIQVWSADIGYPGDFWYREFHKRAEKSGGQYWRVTGTKDLGAKEPYEPEKALERVEEHARHFISLVKSLLEEFERRERDKGIVVAPYDTELFGHWWFEGIKWLARVLELAPEVGIKTTTISNFLDSYSGEKYEIELPEGSWGMFGTHYTWWNPEVEWTWPIIHLAERRMVSLVSRYLGRDDLTDRVLDQLGRELLLIEASDWQFLITTGQAKEYGKKRLLEHAHVFHRLANALEEYMETGTFEEMELLEEVEDRDKVFSPIVLGPYISEAPPEVPKYIEPPKIPPETGTGERGEGRFASGQSEDTVSFEEFLLSIKGIGPKTVKRLKKAGINSLKELSKWRIEDLAKKTGIPRSRLKKIFRRMKLAF, from the coding sequence ATGAAAGGATATTTAACATTTGTTTTGCACACTCATATTCCCTACGTTAGGAAGCACGGCAAGTGGCCCTTTGGAGAGGAGTGGCTCTTTGAGGCAATCTCAGAGAGCTATCTGCCCCTTCTCATGGAGCTCGAAAAACTGAGGGAGAAAGGTGTGAAGTTCGAACTTGTCATAAGCTTCACACCGGTTCTCATGGAGCAACTAAATGACGAATACCTAAAGAGTGAGTTCGAGAAGTATATGGAGAGAAAGCTAAGGGCCATGGCTAAAGATCTTGAAAAGTTCGAGGACGTCAAGCTCAAAGAGGCAATCTCCTACATGATTGGTTATTTCGAGAGGGTTTACTCCTACTGGAAGTCGATAAACGGGGATATTCTAGGTAAATTTAGAGAGCTTCAGGATGCCGGCTACGTTGAGGTAATCACCTCAGCAGCAACCCACGGCTATCTTCCCCTCCTTGATAGAGATGAAGCAATAGAGGCCCAGATACTTAATGGGATCAAGACGTACGAGAAGTACTTCGGGAGAAGGCCAAGGGGTATTTGGTTACCTGAGTGTGCTTACAGACCAGACGGCTTTTGGAGAAGTCCCAGTAGCGGTGAGGTTAGGTGGAGGAAGGGGATAGAGCACTTCTTGAAGAAGTACGGTATAGAATACTTCTTTGTCGAGAGTCATCTCGTCGATGAAGGGCCTGCGACATCAAAATATGGAAAAGTTCTTCCAGCAAAAACCAAGAAATCAACTCTGAGGCCTTACTTCCTTAAGAATGGAGTTGCGGTGTTTGCAAGGAATAGGGAAACAGGAATTCAAGTCTGGAGTGCTGACATTGGATATCCTGGGGACTTCTGGTATAGGGAGTTTCATAAGAGGGCAGAGAAAAGTGGAGGACAGTACTGGAGAGTCACTGGAACAAAGGATCTTGGGGCAAAAGAACCCTATGAACCAGAAAAAGCTTTGGAAAGGGTTGAAGAACATGCGAGGCACTTCATATCTCTCGTTAAATCCCTGTTAGAAGAGTTCGAGAGGAGAGAAAGAGATAAGGGGATAGTGGTAGCACCTTACGATACAGAGCTGTTTGGCCACTGGTGGTTTGAAGGCATTAAGTGGCTCGCCAGGGTTCTGGAGTTAGCCCCTGAAGTGGGAATAAAGACGACGACGATAAGCAACTTCTTAGATTCGTATTCCGGCGAGAAGTATGAAATAGAACTCCCAGAGGGATCCTGGGGAATGTTTGGAACACACTACACATGGTGGAATCCAGAGGTTGAGTGGACATGGCCGATAATACACTTAGCCGAGAGGAGAATGGTGTCACTTGTGAGTAGGTACCTGGGCAGAGACGATCTAACTGACAGGGTCCTCGATCAGCTGGGTAGGGAGCTGTTGCTCATAGAGGCCAGCGATTGGCAGTTCCTTATAACTACCGGCCAAGCCAAAGAATATGGAAAGAAAAGGCTCTTAGAGCATGCCCACGTCTTCCATAGGCTTGCAAACGCTTTAGAAGAATACATGGAGACCGGAACATTCGAAGAGATGGAGTTACTTGAAGAGGTTGAGGACAGAGATAAAGTTTTCAGCCCAATTGTACTTGGCCCCTATATTAGTGAGGCTCCTCCTGAGGTCCCGAAGTATATAGAGCCTCCCAAGATACCTCCAGAAACTGGAACTGGAGAAAGGGGAGAGGGGAGGTTCGCAAGTGGTCAGAGTGAGGATACCGTGAGTTTCGAGGAGTTCCTGCTATCGATAAAGGGCATTGGTCCTAAAACAGTAAAGAGGCTTAAAAAAGCTGGAATAAACTCTCTAAAAGAGCTCTCTAAATGGAGGATAGAGGATCTTGCAAAGAAAACAGGAATACCCAGGAGTAGGCTAAAAAAGATATTTAGAAGAATGAAATTAGCCTTTTAA
- the rqcH gene encoding ribosome rescue protein RqcH: protein MKESMTSVDVKYVVEELKGIVGSRVDKVYHEDNEVRIKLHKAGEGRVDLVIEAGKRVHVTTYIKENLQPTAFAMLLRKHISGKFLTNIEQREFDRIVILHFGEYKLIAELFGKGNIVLVNNDWEIIGALRYEEFKDRRIKPKVRYEFPPTRENPLKISFERFLQLIKEEDTEIVRALARKLSIGGLYSEETLLRAGIEKTRKVGELKDEELKRIYETMLNILNSEKKPNIVFKGKEMVDVVPIDLVWYSNYEKKFYDSFSRALDEYFGRLTIEKAKRKRTQELEEKKKALEISLKRIEEQIKGFEKEARENQEKGDLLYANYTFVKEILESIRSGVKKLGVEEVKRRVEEAKKKGYSWAKSIAEIRDDSLILILDGKKVRLNINQSLEENAETFYEKAKRARQKLEGAKKAYEETKKKIENIEKEITEKEQTISVKKLEKRKKKWFEKFRWFISSEGFLVIGGKDATTNEIVVKRYMDENDLYCHADIWGAPHVVIKDGQKAGEKTIFEACQFAVSMSRAWSEGLASGDAYWVYPSQVSKQAPAGEYLPKGAFMVYGKRNWLHGIPLKLAVGIVDYEGENLVMCGPVDAVKAHARRYIVIRPGDTKKSELVKRIKKIFEKWGYKVPEEDIMAVLPPGGGDIMEVVE from the coding sequence TTGAAGGAAAGTATGACGAGCGTCGACGTTAAATACGTCGTTGAAGAGCTCAAAGGTATCGTGGGAAGCAGGGTCGATAAGGTTTATCATGAAGATAATGAGGTAAGAATAAAACTTCACAAAGCTGGAGAGGGAAGAGTTGACCTTGTGATTGAGGCCGGAAAGAGAGTGCATGTAACTACGTATATCAAGGAAAACCTACAGCCCACAGCATTCGCAATGCTCCTTAGGAAACATATATCAGGGAAGTTCCTCACAAACATAGAGCAGAGGGAATTTGACAGAATTGTGATACTACACTTTGGAGAATACAAACTAATCGCCGAGCTTTTCGGAAAAGGAAATATCGTGCTCGTAAACAATGATTGGGAGATCATTGGAGCTTTGAGGTACGAGGAATTCAAGGATAGGAGAATTAAGCCAAAAGTAAGGTATGAATTTCCACCAACACGTGAAAATCCGCTAAAGATAAGCTTTGAAAGATTCCTGCAACTGATAAAGGAAGAGGACACTGAGATAGTTAGGGCCCTAGCAAGAAAACTCAGCATCGGTGGGCTCTATTCTGAAGAAACACTTCTAAGGGCTGGAATTGAGAAAACAAGAAAGGTCGGTGAGCTGAAAGATGAGGAGTTAAAGAGGATATATGAAACGATGCTCAATATCTTAAACTCCGAAAAGAAACCGAACATAGTATTTAAAGGTAAAGAGATGGTAGATGTTGTACCCATCGATTTAGTCTGGTACTCCAATTACGAGAAGAAGTTCTATGACAGCTTTAGTAGGGCGCTGGATGAATACTTTGGCAGACTGACTATAGAGAAGGCCAAGAGGAAGAGAACTCAAGAACTTGAGGAAAAGAAAAAGGCACTGGAAATTTCCTTAAAGAGGATAGAGGAGCAGATTAAAGGCTTCGAAAAAGAAGCCAGAGAAAATCAGGAAAAAGGAGATCTTTTATATGCCAATTATACGTTCGTCAAGGAGATTCTCGAGAGCATTAGGAGTGGGGTTAAGAAGCTTGGTGTTGAGGAGGTTAAGAGAAGGGTGGAAGAAGCCAAGAAGAAGGGCTACTCCTGGGCTAAGAGTATAGCGGAAATTAGGGATGACAGTCTAATACTGATTCTAGATGGAAAAAAGGTAAGGCTCAACATTAACCAATCACTCGAGGAGAACGCAGAGACATTTTATGAGAAAGCTAAGAGGGCAAGACAAAAGCTAGAAGGGGCGAAGAAAGCCTATGAAGAAACAAAGAAGAAGATAGAGAATATAGAAAAAGAAATTACAGAGAAAGAACAAACGATTTCAGTTAAGAAGCTCGAAAAAAGAAAGAAGAAGTGGTTCGAAAAGTTCAGATGGTTCATAAGTAGCGAAGGATTCCTAGTAATTGGGGGGAAGGATGCAACGACAAACGAAATAGTTGTAAAGAGATACATGGACGAGAACGATCTCTATTGTCACGCAGACATTTGGGGAGCCCCCCACGTTGTGATAAAGGACGGACAAAAGGCTGGGGAAAAGACGATATTCGAAGCATGCCAGTTCGCAGTTTCTATGAGTAGAGCCTGGAGTGAAGGGTTAGCTAGTGGTGATGCTTACTGGGTTTATCCAAGTCAAGTCAGCAAGCAGGCACCAGCGGGAGAGTATCTTCCAAAGGGTGCATTCATGGTTTATGGAAAGAGGAACTGGTTACATGGAATACCCCTTAAGCTGGCCGTTGGGATAGTTGATTATGAGGGAGAGAACTTAGTCATGTGCGGACCCGTAGATGCCGTAAAAGCGCACGCAAGGAGATATATCGTTATAAGACCCGGGGATACCAAGAAGAGTGAGCTCGTAAAGAGGATAAAAAAGATATTTGAAAAGTGGGGGTATAAAGTTCCCGAAGAAGACATTATGGCTGTTCTTCCTCCCGGTGGGGGAGACATCATGGAGGTGGTGGAATGA